A genomic segment from Wolbachia endosymbiont of Ctenocephalides felis wCfeF encodes:
- a CDS encoding DNA mismatch repair protein MutL yields the protein MAIILLDTKTINRIAAGEVIERPASVVKELVENAIDAGSLEIEIKIESGGRNLITVIDDGSGVEKNDLELAFIRHATSKLSDSDLIEIKQLGFRGEALPSIAAVSRIKLSSRARGASEAWSIRYEGGKKVGEITPYSLSQGTYIEVRDLFFATPNRLKFLKTERAETQSIVDIVNNLAMINYRIGFTLTSGNKKLLKYAKQTSLFSRLCEIEKEFQNNSLEVNEGEDGIKLTGHICKPTINRGKSDMIYTFVNGRPIKDNLLVGAVRYAYHDFVPNDRYPFAALHLEVPYDQVDVNVHPNKSEVRFQNKRIIYEIVTRGLIKALSTRIGSFATSDAGITEELKEGSPFDAGKGNDELIDSGKSKEAENRKEFYERRPNSLESQLMKEFAFPSERVKSLSEQSKSFDYTGMQKSPPQAETIVLEREQIDLIEGHPLGFARCQVYNTYIIAEARGKLIIVDQHAAHERLVYECLKQKSSIKRQKLLLPEAVEIKNQAGMEMVETYKNKLFEMGFDIEIKSENKVVVKEIPAILGTIDVKEMLINIVDRLTEIEDILPIEDKVNKILATIACYGSIRAGRRMKLEEMNELLRQMEKTPYSGQCNHGRPTYIEMKLSDIEKLFERR from the coding sequence ATGGCAATAATTCTTTTAGATACAAAAACTATAAACCGTATAGCAGCGGGAGAGGTAATTGAAAGACCAGCAAGCGTAGTGAAGGAATTAGTCGAAAACGCAATAGATGCTGGAAGTTTAGAAATAGAGATCAAAATAGAGAGTGGTGGGCGCAATCTTATTACCGTAATAGATGATGGAAGTGGAGTAGAAAAGAATGATCTAGAACTTGCATTTATACGTCATGCTACTTCAAAATTAAGCGATAGTGATTTAATAGAAATCAAGCAACTTGGCTTTAGAGGAGAAGCGCTGCCTTCGATAGCAGCAGTAAGTAGGATAAAGTTATCGTCTAGAGCAAGAGGAGCAAGTGAAGCGTGGTCTATAAGATATGAGGGTGGGAAGAAGGTGGGGGAAATTACGCCTTACTCTTTATCACAAGGCACGTATATTGAAGTACGAGATTTGTTTTTTGCTACTCCAAATAGGCTAAAATTTCTAAAAACCGAAAGAGCAGAAACTCAAAGCATCGTTGATATTGTAAATAACCTAGCAATGATTAACTATCGTATAGGGTTTACCCTCACTTCAGGTAATAAAAAGCTCTTGAAATATGCCAAGCAAACCTCGTTGTTCAGTAGATTATGTGAAATAGAAAAAGAATTTCAAAACAATTCTTTGGAGGTTAATGAAGGAGAAGACGGCATCAAACTGACGGGACACATCTGCAAACCGACCATCAATCGAGGTAAGTCTGATATGATTTATACATTTGTCAATGGAAGACCAATAAAAGACAATCTACTTGTTGGTGCGGTTCGGTACGCATATCATGATTTTGTTCCAAACGATAGGTATCCTTTTGCAGCGTTGCATCTAGAGGTGCCGTATGATCAAGTAGATGTAAATGTGCATCCAAATAAATCAGAAGTAAGATTTCAGAATAAGAGGATAATATATGAAATAGTGACAAGAGGGCTAATTAAGGCATTGTCAACGAGAATAGGCAGCTTTGCAACGAGTGATGCTGGAATAACAGAGGAGCTTAAGGAAGGTTCGCCTTTTGATGCTGGCAAAGGGAATGATGAGCTTATTGATAGTGGAAAAAGCAAAGAAGCGGAAAATCGAAAAGAATTTTATGAAAGGAGGCCAAATTCTTTAGAAAGTCAACTGATGAAAGAATTTGCTTTTCCAAGTGAAAGAGTAAAAAGCCTGTCGGAACAGTCAAAATCTTTTGATTACACTGGTATGCAAAAATCCCCACCACAAGCGGAGACTATAGTTCTAGAAAGAGAACAAATTGATTTGATAGAGGGCCACCCGCTCGGGTTTGCACGCTGCCAGGTCTACAATACTTATATTATTGCTGAGGCTAGAGGCAAATTGATTATAGTTGATCAGCATGCAGCCCATGAGAGGCTAGTATACGAGTGTTTAAAACAAAAATCAAGTATAAAAAGACAAAAATTACTACTTCCTGAAGCGGTTGAAATCAAAAACCAAGCTGGAATGGAGATGGTTGAAACTTATAAAAATAAGCTTTTCGAAATGGGTTTTGACATTGAAATCAAATCAGAAAATAAGGTCGTAGTAAAGGAAATCCCTGCGATTTTGGGCACAATAGACGTAAAAGAAATGCTGATAAATATAGTTGATAGATTAACGGAAATAGAAGATATACTGCCGATAGAAGATAAAGTGAACAAAATATTGGCCACTATCGCTTGTTATGGATCAATTAGAGCTGGCAGAAGAATGAAATTGGAGGAAATGAATGAACTGCTGAGGCAAATGGAAAAAACACCATATTCGGGACAATGTAACCATGGGAGGCCAACTTATATAGAAATGAAACTGAGTGATATTGAAAAACTATTTGAGCGGAGGTAA
- a CDS encoding N5-carboxyaminoimidazole ribonucleotide mutase, whose product MAGIRKDVAVIMGSESDYSTMAHAVDMLKELGISYDIFIISAHRTPERLFNFAKAAQEKGFKVIIAGAGGAAHLPGMVASLTYLPVIGVPVHSKQLNGLDSLLSIVQMPKGVPVATMSIGESGAYNAAITAASILSISNSEIAGRLKKWREKQTKGVKEKPSS is encoded by the coding sequence ATGGCAGGAATAAGAAAAGATGTTGCTGTGATTATGGGAAGTGAATCAGATTACAGCACTATGGCTCATGCTGTTGATATGTTAAAAGAGCTAGGAATTTCATATGATATATTTATAATATCTGCACATAGAACGCCAGAAAGGCTCTTCAATTTTGCTAAAGCTGCACAAGAAAAAGGTTTTAAGGTTATTATAGCTGGTGCAGGGGGGGCAGCTCATTTACCTGGTATGGTTGCGTCACTTACTTATTTACCTGTTATCGGCGTTCCTGTGCATAGTAAACAATTAAATGGGCTGGATAGTCTATTGTCTATAGTGCAAATGCCAAAAGGTGTACCAGTTGCAACAATGTCCATAGGAGAAAGTGGAGCATATAATGCTGCCATTACCGCTGCATCTATATTGTCAATTTCTAACAGTGAAATTGCAGGTAGGTTAAAAAAATGGAGAGAGAAACAGACCAAAGGAGTAAAGGAAAAACCGAGTTCATGA